The DNA region CGTCTCAACGATCTTCCGGGCTGAAACGTCAATGACCTCGTGGTCATACGACTTCAGCCGGATGCGGATTTTTTGTCCCGCCATGGCTTTGGCTCTCTTCTCTTGTGGAACTTCAGCTTGCTCTTGCTGCTCTAGTTGACTTACTGGCACTTCTAGTTAGCGCCACCCGCAGACACTGAATCCGGATAATTCCGGGTTCCTCAATGCCTCAGGCTCCGACCCCCGCGGTCTGGCGTGTCGCGATTTTCACGCAGACGACGCCGATCAAAAAGGGTTGGCAGGTTATGTATGGGCTTCAGCTTGGACCCTCACACCCGGCATTATCCGGACGGGTACGCGAAGAAGCGCTTGAACAACTCATCTAGTATGCCGGATTTACTGGAGAAATACCAATCGTGCTGGTATGGACGCTGATTTTCAAGAAAGTGGGTCGGTTGACCAAGGAAGTTCGTCAAAGTACTACCCGTGAGTAACATCACATGTCATGCTGTTCTCCATGACAAGCATCTTGGCACCTTCGGCATTGGCTGAGCCAACCCGAAAGGTCACCGGTCGGTGGATTACGCTCTTCGCTGTCGCCTGGTTCGGTATTTGGATGGCACAGCTCGCGCCAGTTCAGCTTCTGCTGCCGGCACAGATTCAAGACATTTTGCAGACCTCGGAATGGGTCACCAATGTCGTTACCTTTGGCATCATCTCGGGCATTGCCGGCGTCTGCGCCTTGATCGCTTACCCGCTCACCGGGGCACTCTCGGATCGGACCACGTCCCGGTTCGGCCGGCGTCGGCCCTGGATCGCCGTCGGAACATTGGTATTTGCCATCGGATTGCTGCTGCTGTCTTTCCAACAATCGATGGTCGGCGTTGGAATCTTTTGGAGCATTTCGCTCATAGGTTTCTGCATCTTGACTGCCGCGTTGACTGCTTGCATCTCGGATCAAGTTCCAGTGAACCAACGCGGTTTCGTTTCCGGCTGGATGTCCGCGCCGCAAGCCGTTGGCGTGATTGTTGGCTTGGTCTTGGTCACCGCACTTTTTGTCGACACGATCGCTGGCTATGCCGCAATGGCCGTACTACTAGTTATTTTCGTTGCCCCGTTCCTTATCTTGATGCCGGACGCAAGATTAGACAAAGGAATTTTGCCCCCGCTGACCATGCGAACTCTTATTGAAGGGTTCTGGATCAGTCCACGCGTCTATGCGGATTTCGGCTGGACATTATTGAGCCGAATCTTAGTCAATGTAGGCAATGCACTGGGTACCAGTCTGCTGCTGTTCTTTCTGGAATTCGGCCTCAAAATGGACGATGCCCAGGATTAACTCATCATTTTGACCTTGGTTTACAAGGTCTTTGTCATCATTGCCTCGCTACTCTTGGGACGGTTGTCAGACAAATCTGGGCGCCGGAAGCCATATGTGTTTGCCTCAGCGTTGATTCAGGCGGTGGCGGCGCTCTTGCTTGCTTTCGTGCCAGTTTTCGGCGTCGCTCTCGTCGCAGCCGCGCTGCTTGGCTTCGGTTACGGCTGCTTCCTCTCCGTCGATCAAGCCTTGGCCACCCAAGTGCTACCCGATCCAGCTACTAGAGGAAAGGACCTTGGCATCATGAACATTGCAACGTCAGTGCCACAAGCACTGGGTCCCTTGATTGGCGCTGGTGCAGTTGCCGCATTCAACGGATTTACTGGGCTATTTGTGCTAGCCGGCCTCTGCACCTTATTAGGCGCCATAGCGGTCAGCCGGGTTAAATCCGTAGCTTAAGCTTTAGTCTTGGCCCTTGGAGCGACGGATCCGCTTATAACGCTCAATCTCTTTGCCGAATGTCTTTCGGACCACAAAGCATCCGCCGACCAGAACAACGACGACGATGAGAAAAATCAAGAACCCCATGTGATGATCCCCTTTCTTGGTGGCCTTTCTACCAGCCCTGGGTGGAGCTCGGTGACGCCCCAGACTCGCCAGTCACGATAGCTAGACGTATTCGGGATAGCAAGGAAACAGGCCTTCTTGCTATCCCGAATACGTCTAGCTATCGCGGTCTGATTTTGAGCATGAAAAAGCCCCGGCTCGCTAGGCGAACCGGGGCTTTTCAGAACGTCAGATCAAAAATTACTTGATGATCTTGGTAACGCGGCCCGAACCAACGGTGCGGCCGCCTTCGCGGATAGCGAAGCCGAGGCCATCTTCCATTGCGATTGGCTGTATGAGCGCAACGGTCATCTCAGTGTTATCGCCAGGCATGACCATTTCAGTACCCTCAGGAAGGGTGATGACGCCGGTCACGTCAGTGGTACGGAAGTAGAACTGCGGGCGGTAGTTCGAGTAGAACGGGTTGTGACGTCCGCCTTCATCCTTGGACAGGATGTAGACGTTAGCCTCGAAGTCGGTGTGCGGGGTAATGGAACCCGGCTTGACGACAACCTGGCCACGCTCTACGTCTTCACGCTTGATACCGCGCAACAGCAGACCACAGTTCTCGCCTGCCCATGCTTCGTCAAGCTGCTTGTGGAACATCTCGATACCAGTAACCGTGGTCTTCTGGATCGGGCGGATGCCAACGATCTCAACCTCGGAGTTGATAGCAAGGGTGCCACGCTCAGCGCGACCGGTAACAACGGTTCCACGACCAGTGATCGTGAAAACATCTTCGATCGGCATCAAGAACGGCTTGTCCTTGTCGCGGATCGGGTCCGGCACGCTCTCGTCAACAGCTTCCATCAGGTCTTCAACAGACTTGACCCACTGCGGGTCGCCTTCCAGAGCCTTCAGGCCTGAAACGCGAACAACAGGAGCGTTGTCGCCATCGAATTCCTGCGAGCTGAGCAGCTCACGAACTTCCATTTCGACCAAGTCGAGAAGTTCTTCGTCCTCAACCATGTCTGACTTGTTCAGCGCAACCAACAGGTAGGGAACGCCAACCTGGCGGGCGAGCAGAACGTGCTCACGAGTCTGAGCCATCGGGCCGTCAGTAGCGGCAACCACGAGGATTGCGCCGTCCATCTGAGCAGCACCGGTGATCATGTTCTTGATGTAGTCAGCGTGGCCGGGGGCGTCAACGTGTGCATAGTGACGCTTCTCGGTCTGGTACTCAACGTGCGAGATATTGATGGTGATACCGC from Renibacterium salmoninarum ATCC 33209 includes:
- a CDS encoding MFS transporter translates to MTLVYKVFVIIASLLLGRLSDKSGRRKPYVFASALIQAVAALLLAFVPVFGVALVAAALLGFGYGCFLSVDQALATQVLPDPATRGKDLGIMNIATSVPQALGPLIGAGAVAAFNGFTGLFVLAGLCTLLGAIAVSRVKSVA
- the tuf gene encoding elongation factor Tu; its protein translation is MAKAKFERTKPHVNIGTIGHVDHGKTTLTAAISKVLYDKYPTLNEQRDFASIDSAPEEKQRGITINISHVEYQTEKRHYAHVDAPGHADYIKNMITGAAQMDGAILVVAATDGPMAQTREHVLLARQVGVPYLLVALNKSDMVEDEELLDLVEMEVRELLSSQEFDGDNAPVVRVSGLKALEGDPQWVKSVEDLMEAVDESVPDPIRDKDKPFLMPIEDVFTITGRGTVVTGRAERGTLAINSEVEIVGIRPIQKTTVTGIEMFHKQLDEAWAGENCGLLLRGIKREDVERGQVVVKPGSITPHTDFEANVYILSKDEGGRHNPFYSNYRPQFYFRTTDVTGVITLPEGTEMVMPGDNTEMTVALIQPIAMEDGLGFAIREGGRTVGSGRVTKIIK
- a CDS encoding MFS transporter — translated: MTSILAPSALAEPTRKVTGRWITLFAVAWFGIWMAQLAPVQLLLPAQIQDILQTSEWVTNVVTFGIISGIAGVCALIAYPLTGALSDRTTSRFGRRRPWIAVGTLVFAIGLLLLSFQQSMVGVGIFWSISLIGFCILTAALTACISDQVPVNQRGFVSGWMSAPQAVGVIVGLVLVTALFVDTIAGYAAMAVLLVIFVAPFLILMPDARLDKGILPPLTMRTLIEGFWISPRVYADFGWTLLSRILVNVGNALGTSLLLFFLEFGLKMDDAQD